Proteins from a single region of Oncorhynchus tshawytscha isolate Ot180627B linkage group LG03, Otsh_v2.0, whole genome shotgun sequence:
- the LOC112239893 gene encoding collagen alpha-6(VI) chain-like isoform X1, producing the protein MEGTQGLLAIFTIATCFLVNGAQKTVCKEEAVADIVFLVDGSWSIGSENFKQIRQFLYTLVNSFDVAPDQVRIGLVQYSNTPRTEFLLNTFQDKQDILQYITNLRYMGGETNTGLGLDFLLNELFVVRAGSRVNRNVPQIGVVITDGESMDNVGLHALKLKKQGVTLYAIGIKEADEDQLKEIATTPHNQHVYSVSDFAALQGISQSLIQVLCTTVDEAKRPIFKVVQECLNATVADIVFLVDGSTSISPTNFQEVRRFLHSFIEGLDIGADKVRVGLAQFSNEIQKQFHLGEHTDQRALLEQVDGLVQLEGGTATGKAITVLREEFFTKANGSRADQRVPQIAVVLTDGESADNVTLPAKALRQQGVIVFAIGVGAANITELKDIANRPHEHFVVNIEHFQALQTLSQGLLQTVCVSIKNQRMALIPKFSDIFFLVDSNMMQADFQLVRTLLMRLVNQLNPSTKTMRLGLAQFAQDTKVEFLLNTHNTKEEYLAALRKFRLPLRPNRSRHLGNALEYARAHFFTTASGGRNEQGYRQFLVTVTGGDSKDNVMKVARTIKSEGTTIVSIGLGESTLPELKLMATSPFFYQTTSITSVLKTVFETEEVVTVTDDCSEASLADIVFIVDESSSNSTANFQLVRGFIYKIVDGLDIDFNRVRVGIVLYSNKASAQVYLNSFREKTNILQFIKILPYRRGLTYTGEALEYAREKMFIKERGSRKEQGVQQVAIVITGKSQDNVTSHAAALRRAGVTVYAVGIKDADENELRQIASDPPNKHVLHVDSFAKLKTLEKSLKKSVCYNILKKAVKDNARTYTAKQSCLQTDEADMFFLIDHSGSIEYPDFADMKTFINKFINTFHIGPHHVRVGVVKFSDTPALEFDLTTYPDKPSVEKAVDGIMQLGGGTKTGLALNSMGPHFDRAKATRSNKVREYLIVITDGESEDSVKDQAAKLRAQGITIYAIGVKLANDTQLLEIAGSQEKKFFVNNFDSLKPIKNDIITDICSPDICNDMKGDVLFLIDSSGSINNPDFQKMKVFMQSIINKSDIGLDKVHVGIIQFSTSQQVIFPLNKHNDKEGMLQDLQTMQQIGGGTHTGKALSYTSQFFDPPKGGRTNVKQFLIVVTDGEAQDEVMSPAKKLQDKGVIIYAIGVVNANNTQLLEISGAQERVYSERDFDALKALDSQLALAICDPERECVRTEIADIIFLVDGSTSISSDNFDIMKNFMMSVVNETSVGEKQTRYGLIVFSDNPESKFTLNEYKSKRDVNSAIAKLREPSGDTYTGKALKYSLGYFGAQYGGRKALNVPQWLMVITDGEATDPYSLAGPAKELRDNGIIVYSIGVVGANKQELELMAGDTNKVFFVDDFHKLDTLHKNISFEFCQTSKPVCEKTQGDLVLLIDSSGSISTTDFTIMKKFATDLVSSFNIAEQSFRVGVAQFSSDPKKEFFLNEYYTEAEVNNQINNMMQIRYTTNIGKALDYVRTEYFQPARGSRINAKVSQNLVVITDGRSDDDVVDAAEKLKAMNIEVFAIGIGKDHKPVELGQITLNPERVFSVQDFASLDKIKKKVVDTICSSKVPDTQACCTIDIAMGFDITRRATTQGLFDGQAQLQAFLPQIIRYVSNLKGLCCVAGDGSIETNIGFRVVEQDGKVLYDYNFEKYDEKIVEKVMALQTSQTTYFNSFLLRSFSDKFQKSNAGVKVLVIFSDGLDDDVMKLEQESELLRTKGKGINALLTVALEGIQNANLLQKVEFGRGFGYKQPLNIGMHNLGNTLLTQIDTVAERECCNVMCKCTGHEGIRGNRGHPGTKGQPGLKGHPGFPGEDGGIGERGPPGPTGPQGLQGCSGRRGVKGSRAYRGDRGDDGDHGLDGVDGEQGLIGTAGAAGERGNPGRPGNSGLIGEPGVKGQRGLRGDPGDSGVDSIVAGPKGGRGNPGLPGDSGEEGSRAESGIVGNPGPQGRRGLPGPNGTPGDPGDVGLQGIPGPSGPQGIRGDLGQPGPRGLQGLPGPQGTPGTMGGKGSTGRRGMNGQKGQPGDLGVNGALGTLGPRGMPGLDGSDGHGPPGPQGMKGEPGFHGYPGLQGESGDFGVKGGPGPKGNRGRGGNSGRSGESGDPGSIGPPGHIGSRGRPGERAMSECQLTTYIRDNCACSQGQAACPAYPTELVFALDMSQDVEPATFERMRSALLSILDDVAIAESNCPTGARVAVVSYSANTKYLIRFQDYQRKPELLEAIQNIALERTSNQRHLGEAMRFVGRHVFKRTRKALTMRKVAVFFTNGPSVDSAAIVTAAMEFKALNIAPAVIAMRNSPDVQRAFEADDTGSFILVRLVDRSQDQNAVLTRIKNCVICYDHCKPAQGCDFTDAQRPLVVDMDLTLVVDGSREIRADQYAGVQELLGSVVKQVAWSPKPSVADGRARVALLQTSGSLLPQTSQAVKVEFDLQKYHNHIGLQTHLRSMQQQGGVSSLGQTLEYALSKVFLKATRPRKSRVVLAVVGSRQPTGTRPSWPTFPRRPSVRAFPCL; encoded by the exons ATGGAGGGGACACAGGGCCTCCTGGCCATCTTCACCATAGCAACATGTTTTCTGGTTAACGGAGCACAAAAAACAG TCTGCAAGGAAGAGGCCGTGGCCGACATCGTCTTCCTGGTGGACGGTTCATGGAGCATCGGCTCAGAGAACTTCAAACAGATTCGCCAGTTCTTGTACACGCTGGTTAACAGCTTTGACGTGGCCCCCGACCAGGTGCGCATCGGTCTGGTCCAGTACAGCAACACACCGCGCACCGAGTTCCTCCTCAACACCTTCCAGGACAAACAGGACATCCTGCAGTACATTACAAACCTGCGTTATATGGGTGGTGAAACCAACACGGGCCTGGGCCTGGACTTCCTGCTGAACGAGCTCTTTGTTGTCCGCGCAGGGAGTCGGGTGAATAGGAACGTGCCCCAGATCGGCGTGGTGATCACTGACGGTGAATCAATGGACAATGTGGGGCTGCATGCCCTTAAGCTGAAGAAGCAGGGCGTAACGCTGTACGCCATCGGGATCAAAGAAGCAGACGAAGATCAGCTGAAGGAGATTGCCACTACACCTCACAACCAGCACGTGTACAGCGTGTCAGACTTTGCTGCACTGCAGGGGATCTCCCAGAGCCTCATCCAGGTGCTATGTACTACCGTAGATGAGGCAAAGAGACCAATATTCAAAGTGGTACAAG AGTGCCTCAACGCCACAGTGGCTGACATTGTGTTCCTTGTGGATGGCTCCACCAGCATCAGCCCTACAAACTTCCAGGAGGTTCGGAGGTTTCTCCACAGCTTCATCGAGGGGCTGGATATCGGAGCGGACAAGGTTCGCGTAGGACTGGCCCAGTTCAGTAATGAGATCCAGAAGCAATTCCATTTGGGGGAACATACGGACCAAAGGGCCCTACTGGAGCAAGTGGACGGGCTTGTACAGCTCGAGGGAGGCACAGCCACCGGCAAAGCCATTACTGTCCTTCGGGAAGAGTTTTTCACCAAGGCCAACGGTAGCCGCGCTGATCAGAGGGTGCCTCAGATTGCTGTGGTGCTCACCGATGGGGAGTCTGCGGACAACGTAACGCTGCCAGCCAAGGCGCTAAGGCAGCAAGGGGTCATTGTGTTTGCTATTGGAGTTGGGGCAGCCAACATCACCGAGCTGAAGGATATCGCTAACAGGCCCCATGAGCATTTCGTGGTCAACATAGAACATTTCCAGGCCCTACAAACACTTTCTCAGGGTCTGCTGCAGACTGTCTGTGTCTCCATCAAGAACCAGAGGATGG CTCTAATCCCAAAGTTCTCTGATATCTTCTTCCTGGTGGACAGCAATATGATGCAGGCAGACTTCCAGCTGGTCAGAACCCTTCTGATGCGACTGGTCAACCAACTCAACCCGAGCACTAAAACGATGCGCCTGGGTCTGGCCCAGTTTGCCCAGGACACCAAGGTGGAGTTCTTACTGAACACCCACAACACCAAGGAAGAGTACTTGGCAGCTCTTAGGAAATTCAGGCTGCCGCTGCGTCCCAACAGGTCTCGTCACCTGGGCAATGCCCTGGAATACGCCCGTGCACACTTCTTCACCACAGCGTCTGGTGGCCGTAATGAACAAGGCTACCGGCAGTTTCTAGTCACGGTGACAGGGGGGGATTCGAAGGATAACGTGATGAAGGTGGCACGTACTATCAAATCTGAAGGGACAACCATTGTGTCTATCGGGTTGGGTGAATCTACACTTCCAGAGCTAAAGTTAATGGCCACCTCGCCATTCTTTTACCAGACTACATCCATCACCTCTGTGCTAAAGACTGTCTTTGAGACTGAAGAGGTGGTCACTGTGACTGACG ATTGCAGTGAAGCTTCACTGGCTGACATTGTGTTTATAGTTGATGAGTCTTCGAGCAATAGTACTGCAAACTTCCAGCTGGTTCGTGGATTCATCTACAAGATAGTAGACGGCCTAGATATAGACTTCAACAGGGTGAGGGTGGGCATCGTCCTCTATAGCAACAAGGCCTCGGCCCAGGTCTACCTCAACTCCTTCCGAGAAAAAACAAATATCCTTCAGTTCATCAAGATCCTGCCCTACCGTCGCGGTCTCACATACACTGGCGAGGCCCTGGAGTATGCCAGGGAGAAGATGTTTATCAAGGAGAGGGGCAGCCGGAAAGAACAGGGGGTGCAGCAGGTGGCGATAGTCATCACCGGAAAGTCCCAGGACAACGTAACTTCTCATGCCGCTGCACTGCGCAGAGCTGGTGTCACTGTCTATGCAGTGGGGATCAAGGATGCTGACGAGAACGAGCTGAGACAGATCGCTTCAGATCCCCCTAACAAGCACGTATTGCATGTGGACAGCTTTgccaagctcaagaccctggagAAGAGCCTGAAGAAGAGTGTGTGCTACAATATCCTTAAAAAAGCAGTCAAAGACAACGCAAGGACATACACTGCCAAGCAAA GCTGTTTGCAGACAGATGAAGCAGACATGTTCTTCCTGATCGACCACTCAGGGAGTATTGAATATCCAGACTTTGCTGACATGAAGACATTTATTAACAAATTCATAAACACATTCCACATCGGACCGCATCATGTCCGCGTGGGTGTGGTAAAGTTCTCTGATACACCAGCTCTTGAGTTTGATTTGACAACCTACCCTGACAAACCTTCAGTGGAGAAAGCAGTGGATGGTATCATGCAACTTGGAGGCGGGACAAAGACCGGATTAGCGCTGAACTCTATGGGTCCCCACTTTGATCGGGCTAAGGCCACCCGTAGTAACAAAGTTCGTGAGTACCTCATTGTCATCACAGACGGAGAGTCTGAAGACAGCGTGAAGGATCAAGCAGCAAAGCTGAGGGCGCAGGGCATCACCATATATGCCATTGGCGTGAAGCTAGCTAACGATACACAGCTGCTGGAGATTGCTGGCAGCCAAGAGAAGAAGTTCTTTGTCAACAACTTTGACTCTCTGAAACCAATAAAAAATGACATCATCACAGATATCTGCTCCCCTGATA TTTGCAACGACATGAAGGGGGACGTCCTCTTCTTGATCGACAGCTCAGGTAGCATCAACAACCCAGACTTCCAGAAGATGAAGGTCTTCATGCAATCCATCATCAACAAATCTGACATAGGCCTGGATAAAGTGCACGTGGGCATCATACAGTTCAGCACCAGCCAACAGGTCATCTTCCCTCTCAACAAGCATAACGATAAGGAAGGCATGTTGCAGGATTTACAAACGATGCAACAGATAGGCGGGGGCACACACACCGGCAAAGCCCTGTCCTACACATCGCAGTTCTTTGACCCACCGAAAGGAGGGCGCACTAACGTGAAGCAGTTCCTGATTGTCGTAACCGATGGTGAGGCGCAGGATGAGGTCATGTCTCCTGCCAAGAAACTTCAAGACAAGGGTGTGATCATCTACGCTATTGGGGTGGTCAATGCCAACAATACACAGTTACTGGAGATCAGTGGCGCACAGGAGAGGGTCTACTCCGAGAGGGACTTTGATGCACTCAAGGCTTTGGATAGCCAACTGGCATTGGCAATCTGTGATCCGGAGAGAG AGTGTGTGAGGACGGAGATCGCAGACATTATTTTCTTGGTGGACGGCTCCACCAGCATCAGCTCAGATAATTTTGACATAATGAAAAACTTCATGATGTCCGTGGTCAATGAAACCTCTGTTGGGGAGAAGCAGACACGCTATGGTCTGATTGTCTTTTCAGACAACCCCGAGTCTAAATTCACACTCAACGAATACAAATCTAAGCGAGACGTCAATAGTGCCATCGCAAAGCTTAGAGAGCCCAGTGGAGACACCTACACTGGAAAGGCACTCAAGTATTCCTTGGGTTATTTTGGTGCACAGTACGGCGGGCGAAAGGCCCTAAATGTTCCCCAGTGGTTGATGGTGATCACAGATGGTGAGGCTACTGACCCCTATAGCCTAGCTGGGCCAGCCAAGGAGCTACGGGACAATGGGATCATAGTCTATAGCATCGGAGTGGTTGGAGCAAATAAGCAAGAGCTTGAGCTCATGGCAGGGGACACGAATAAGGTTTTCTTTGTGGATGACTTCCATAAACTAGACACACTGCACAAAAATATTTCCTTTGAATTCTGCCAAACGAGCAAACCAG tCTGTGAAAAAACGCAGGGGGATCTGGTCCTGTTGATTGACAGCTCAGGGAGCATCAGCACCACCGACTTCACTATCATGAAGAAGTTTGCCACAGACCTTGTTTCCAGCTTCAACATTGCAGAGCAGTCCTTCCGGGTGGGAGTCGCCCAGTTCAGCAGTGATCCTAAAAAGGAGTTCTTCTTGAATGAGTATTACACAGAAGCAGAGGTGAACAACCAGATAAACAATATGATGCAGATTAGGTACACAACGAACATCGGAAAGGCCCTGGACTACGTCCGTACAGAGTACTTCCAACCAGCTAGAGGGAGCCGTATCAATGCCAAGGTCTCTCAGAACCTGGTTGTGATCACTGACGGACGTTCAGATGACGATGTTGTTGATGCAGCAGAGAAGCTCAAGGCCATGAACATTGAGGTGTTTGCCATCGGTATCGGGAAAGACCACAAACCTGTTGAGCTTGGGCAAATCACTCTCAACCCGGAAAGGGTCTTCTCTGTGCAGGACTTTGCCAGCCTGGACAAGATCAAAAAGAAGGTGGTGGATACTATATGCTCCTCCAAGGTACCAGACACTCAAGCGT GCTGCACCATAGACATTGCCATGGGGTTCGATATTACACGCAGGGCCACCACCCAGGGGCTCTTCGATGGCCAAGCCCAGCTACAGGCCTTCCTGCCACAGATCATCCGCTATGTGTCCAACCTGAAGGGCCTGTGCTGCGTGGCGGGAGATGGTTCCATTGAGACTAACATTGGCTTCCGCGTGGTGGAGCAGGACGGAAAGGTTCTCTACGACTACAACTTCGAGAAGTACGACGAGAAAATTGTGGAGAAGGTTATGGCCCTGCAGACCTCCCAGACAACATACTTCAACTCCTTCCTCCTGCGCTCCTTCAGTGATAAGTTCCAGAAATCTAATGCTGGCGTGAAG GTGCTGGTGATCTTCTCAGACGGACTCGATGATGACGTGATGAAACTGGAGCAAGAGTCGGAACTTCTCCGCACTAAAG GAAAAGGTATCAACGCCCTGCTTACAGTCGCCCTAGAAGGGATCCAAAATGCCAACCTTCTTCAGAAGGTGGAGTTTGGGCGAGGATTTGGCTACAAGCAGCCGCTCAACATTGGCATGCACAATTTGGGAAACACCCTGTTGACACAAATA GACACAGTGGCTGAGAGGGAGTGCTGCAATGTGATGTGTAAGTGCACCGGACATGAGGGTATCCGTGGCAACAGAGGACACCCAGGGACAAAG GGTCAGCCAGGACTGAAAGGACACCCTGGCTTCCCTGGCGAGGATGGGGGGATT GGCGAGAGAGGTCCACCAGGTCCCACTGGCCCACAGGGACTACAGGGCTGTTCTGGGAGGAGAGGCGTCAAG GGCTCAAGAGCCTACAGAGGGGACAGG GGTGATGATGGAGACCATGGCCTTGATGGGGTTGATGGTGAACAGGGTCTGATTGGAACAGCTGGagctgcaggagagagaggaaacccaGGAAGACCA GGCAACAGCGGCCTCATAGGAGAGCCAGGAGTGAAGGGGCAGCGTGGACTTAGAGGTGACCCT GGAGACTCTGGAGTGGACAGCATTGTCGCGGGTCCCAAAGGAGGAAGGGGAAACCCAGGACTACCG GGAGACTCAGGAGAAGAGGGCAGTCGAGCAGAAAGTGGAATCGTTGGAAACCCA GGTCCTCAAGGAAGAAGAGGTCTCCCTGGTCCAAAT ggaaCACCAGGGGATCCAGGAGATGTAGGCCTCCAAGGAATTCCTGGCCCTTCTGGACCACAG GGTATAAGAGGAGACTTGGGCCAGCCCGGACCCAGGGGCCTGCAGGGTTTACCTGGACCTCAG GGCACACCTGGAACTATGGGTGGCAAAGGATCAACAGGAAGACGAGGGATGAATGGACAGAAG GGCCAACCTGGGGACCTCGGAGTCAACGGAGCCCTTGGAACACTTGGGCCAAGAGGGATGCCG GGTCTTGATGGCAGTGACGGCCATGGGCCTCCCGGACCCCAGGGAATGAAG GGAGAGCCTGGTTTCCATGGTTACCCTGGATTACAG GGTGAAAGTGGTGATTTTGGAGTCAAAGGAGGTCCAGGCCCCAAAGGAAACCGAGGCAGAGGG GGGAACTCGGGCAGATCGGGTGAGTCAGGAGATCCCGGATCCATTGGACCACCTGGACACATT GGCTCTAGAGGCAGACCAGGAGAGAGAGCCATGTCT GAATGCCAGCTGACCACCTATATCCGTGATAACTGTG CATGCTCTCAAG GCCAGGCAGCGTGCCCAGCCTACCCCACAGAGCTGGTCTTTGCTCTGGATATGTCACAGGATGTGGAGCCTGCCACGTTTGAGAGGATGCGCTCCGCTCTCCTCTCCATATTGGATGACGTTGCCATCGCCGAGAGCAACTGCCCGACGGGTGCACGCGTTGCCGTGGTATCCTATAGTGCCAACACCAAGTACCTGATCCGATTCCAGGACTACCAACGCAAGCCGGAGTTGTTGGAGGCCATCCAAAACATTGCACTGGAACGAACGTCCAACCAGCGCCATCTTGGGGAGGCCATGCGCTTTGTGGGGCGCCATGTCTTCAAGCGAACCCGTAAAGCGTTGACGATGAGGAAGGTGGCAGTGTTCTTCACCAACGGGCCCTCTGTGGACAGCGCTGCCATCGTCACGGCCGCCATGGAGTTCAAGGCCCTGAACATTGCTCCTGCTGTCATCGCCATGAGGAACTCCCCCGATGTTCAACGGGCTTTTGAG GCTGATGACACGGGCAGCTTCATCCTTGTTCGGCTGGTGGATAGGTCACAGGACCAAAATGCTGTGCTGACAAGAATAAAAAATTGCGTCATCTGCTACG ACCACTGTAAACCAGCCCAGGGGTGTGATTTTACTGACGCTCAGCGGCCCCTGGTGGTGGATATGGACCTGACCCTGGTGGTGGACGGTTCAAGGGAGATCCGGGCCGATCAGTACGCTGGCGTCCAGGAGCTTCTGGGCTCAGTGGTGAAGCAGGTAGCCTGGAGCCCCAAACCCAGCGTGGCTGACGGCCGGGCCAGAGTGGCCCTTCTCCAGACCAGTGGTTCTCTGCTCCCCCAGACTTCCCAGGCCGTCAAGGTAGAGTTTGACCTGCAGAAGTACCACAACCACATTGGTCTACAGACACACCTGAGGAGCATGCAGCAGCAGGGAGGAGTGTCGTCTCTGGGGCAGACCCTGGAGTACGCTCTGAGCAAGGTGTTCCTCAAGGCCACCAGGCCCAGGAAGAGTAGAGTGGTGCTGGCTGTGGTGGGGTCGAGACAGCCCACTGGGACCAGGCCAAGCTGGCCTACATTTCCCAGAAGGCCAAGTGTCAGGGCGTTTCCCTGTTTGTGA